Part of the bacterium genome is shown below.
ACACCCATTTCTCCATCAGCCATCTTGTCCCCCTCCTTTTTCAGTATAGATTGAGTAAAAACCCTTCTCTATATAAATCGGCAAAGGGGAACATTATCTTAAGCTATTTTTCGGATAGGCTCTAAATGGTTCGACCCACACCTCATCTCCTTCTCTAATTTCATTTTGCTCTGGTAAAATCATCATCAAGCAATTAGCCACTAACATGGAAGAAAGTATCCCAGAACCTTGAGGACCGGTTGTGGTTACTTCCCAGCCATCTTTTCCTTGCGAAAGTATCCCCCTTAGAAATTCTGTTCGATTATCCTTTTTAGTCATTTGAAATTTAGCCTTAGCTTTAAACTGGATAATTTTATCATAATCTTTATAACCAGCCATTTTCAAAAGGGCACATCGGACAAATTTAATAAAACTCACCATTACCGAAACAGGATTACCCGGCAAACCCAAAAAGTAACAATTACCAATTTTGCCAAATGAAACAGGTTTTCCTGGTTTTACATTCACCTGATAGAATTCCAGATTACCCAATTCATTTACTACTTCTTTTACTAAATCATACTGGCCTACCGAAACACCACCAGAGGTAATGATAGCATCTGCTTTATTAGTTGCCTGGGCGAATTTCTTCTTTAAAACATCTTTATCATCTTTGATAATGCTTAGATCAATTATTTCTACCCCCAATTGTGTTAGTAATCCAATTAAAGTGTATCGATTGCTATCGTATCTTTTGCCTGATGGTCGTTTTTCTCCAGGCAGAAGGAGTTCATCTCCGGTAGAAGCAATGGCAACCTTTAATTTTCTAAAGGCATTTATAGTTGTATATCCCATTGCGGCTAACATCCCCATTTCTTGTGGTCTAATCCAGGTACCTTTG
Proteins encoded:
- the glp gene encoding gephyrin-like molybdotransferase Glp; this encodes MPARGYLKLISFEEAKTKILETVVTVKETEEIKIVSALNRILAVDIIAPFDIPSYNDSAMDGYAIQYEDISEINPSRLKVIGELSAGGYFDKKIEEGQAVRIMTGATLPEGADTVVIQEVTGQEGEWVTIPPKAAKKWANIRFQGEDIKQGNLILDKGTWIRPQEMGMLAAMGYTTINAFRKLKVAIASTGDELLLPGEKRPSGKRYDSNRYTLIGLLTQLGVEIIDLSIIKDDKDVLKKKFAQATNKADAIITSGGVSVGQYDLVKEVVNELGNLEFYQVNVKPGKPVSFGKIGNCYFLGLPGNPVSVMVSFIKFVRCALLKMAGYKDYDKIIQFKAKAKFQMTKKDNRTEFLRGILSQGKDGWEVTTTGPQGSGILSSMLVANCLMMILPEQNEIREGDEVWVEPFRAYPKNSLR